The following nucleotide sequence is from Halomarina litorea.
GTCGACCCGCTGGACGCTTGCATTACTCGGACGTACTCCAAGTACAGCTCTATCTCCAGAATAAGGCTACTGACTAGAGAAGGCTGTATCACGCGGACACAATGGACTTATGACAGTACGAGATGGACAAGAGAGCATGTCTCTGTTGCCCTCCACTGACGACGTGACTGCCGAGCAAGAGGGCGACATACGAGTTCTCGGTGTGGATGAAGATGAGACAGCAAACGTGTTTGAGGCCCTTTCGTCGGAAACGGCGCGGCGTATCCTGACTGCAATTTACGACGATCCGGCACCTCCATCTGAACTTGCTACCCGACTCGATCTGTCCCTGCAGAACGTCTCCTACCACCTCGACAATCTCGAAGAGGCAGGCGTGGTCCGTGTGGCTGATACCCGGTACTCAGAGAAGGGCAAAGAGATGAACGTGTATGCACCCGCAGACGACCCCGTCGTCGTCTTCGTCGGCACCACGGAACGTAAAACGGGACTCCTCGACCTACTGAAGCGGCTCGTCGGCGCGACGGGGCTTCTGTTCCTCGTCTCTGCTTTCCTGTTTGTCTTTCAGGCATTTGGACAGCCAGGTGGTGCAGGTGATACGCCGACGATTCTGGAACTCCTCTCCTTCCCGGGACTGGAGTTCCTCCTCGGGGGACTGTTCGTCCTTGGACTGGTCGTCCTGTGGTGGGCCCGGAACAGGTAGATGGTCGACATCCTCATCTGTCAAAATTAATTTTGGCCCAAACATCGTACTAAGGGCCCTGGTGGTCAACTGACGTGTATGTCACGTACCTCAACGCAATCGATCGTAACAAGAACCTCGATTATCGGCGGCTTGGTTGGTGGACTGGTCCACGCAGGTGTGGCTGTTTTGCTCTGGAATCGTTGGTTCGATAATCTGTGGGAACTGCTCATGACCAAACCACTCAATGGAGCGTATATCCTCCTTGGAATGTTTCTCCTTGGATTCGTTCCAGTCCTGTTTTACGTTGGTGAGAAGGTCATCTCACCTGCCATCATCGTCGCTGCATTCCTGCTCCTTTCAGGATTCGGCTCGTGGCTAGCGGGCCCTGTTCGTCCACCATCTGCTGTGCCGACACCATTTGCTCTGTATATCCTCCTCTGGGTGGGCGTCGTCGCTCTTGCGGGTGTCACAGGGAGGCTGGAATATCGCCGTAAGCAACGAGCCGCAAGCGCGTGATACTGGCCACTTCGGGAACGACACGCCGTCCTGTCCGATAGGGCTCCCCAGCGCAGGAAATGAAATCTCTACGTAGCGGCTGTTTTACGAGCGATAGCATCTGACCGACAGGATTTCAACAAAGCCAGCCGAATCGGTAGGTACTGCTGACCGACATCCCAATTGAGTTTCAGTAGCACATCGGACTAAACTGAAATATGTCTCTTCTACCATACTCTGACACAGACGTTGACGCTCGCCAGAAAGGAGAGATTCAGGTCCTTGGGATGGACGATGAGGAAACGAACGAGGTCTTGAGCGCGATCTCGTCCACGACTGCCCGTAAAATCCTCACTGAGGTGTACACCGAACCAGCGACACCCTCAGAGATCGCAGATCGGACTGGCGGTTCGGTGCAGAACGTCTCGTATCATCTCACGAAGCTCGAAGACGCAGGAGCGATCGAAGTCGCTGATACTAGATATTCGGAGAAGGGTCAAGAGATGCGGATCTATGGACCTTCAGACGAGCCGATTGTCCTGTTTGTCGGAACCGAGGAACGTCAAGCTGGACTCCTGTCACGGCTGAAGCAACTCGTCTCCGCTGTTGGAGTTGTGATTGCGACAAGCTTCGCCATCGGCATCGTCGTTGATGATTCAATGCTATTCGGAATCCAGATGAACGCATCGGCTGGACAAGTAACCGGCTTCCCGCTGGCGATTGGTTTCCTTATCGGCGGCCTGTTCAGTCTTCTTCTGGTGGGTCTATGGATCGGGTGGAACTGGTACTCGAACAGAGAGAACGCTCAAAATTCGATATGAGCGTACTCAATCGTTATTTCGTTCCCAGCCCTCGTCACGTAACATGCCCTCCACTGCCAACAGATTGCTTTTTGGATCCCGACCTAACCATTCGAAAGCCGGGGTCGGAATTTCGATCGGCCTCTTCGTCTTGTTCTTCGTCAGTTCCAGCGTGCTGAACCTCCAACCATACCTCACACAGATTCCGTTTGAGATTCTCATTGGAGGTGTCTCGCTCGTCATCTGTTCGGGGATTGCGTGGTTCGCATACCAGAACGATGGGCTCGTAATCGCGTGGCTCATCGCATTCAGTATCCCCTTCGCAGTATATCTCGAAGGATTTCTTGAATCGGGAACGAGCGACCGTGTTGCCGATGCTGTGCTATCGGCGGGCGTGATCGGTCTAGTCTATGCCGTAATAGTCGGAACTCTGGGATTTGCTGGCGGCGTTGCTGTTCGGCGAATTGTAAAACCCAGCGGGTGAAATCGGCCTGTGTGCAGATCTCACTCTCTGTATCTATCAATAGTCGATTTTGGATTGCTAAGAATGAATTATTTCACTCGCTGGCACCAATCGCGTAGATCCGTCCATCAGCGATTCCGACGTAGCACATTCCGTGTGCCAGTGTGACTTCAGTATCCATGATGTAGCCCGCCATCCCGATGTCGGGGACTGTGATCTCGAGGTTCCACGCTTGGCTGTCACTCGTCTCGTAGGCAACGACGGAGTCGTTCCGCGGCACGACCACGCCACCGTCACCGGCGGCAGGGGGTTGGTTGTCCCCACTCTCGGCCGACCGCCAGCGAATCGCCCCGTCCGAGATATCGATTGCAACGAGCCCTCCGTGATACGTATTCACGTACGCAGTATCTCCTGTGACCGCTGGTGAGGGTATCGCGTTCCCGTAGTCCTCGTCGACGACGGTTGTCCGCCACAGTACGGTTCCATCAGCGGTATCGGCGGCGACGAGTTCCTCGGCAATGCCCGGGACGTACAGACGGCCCTCGGCGACCGTCGGTGTGCCCTGAATATCCGGACAACACTCGTCAGGTGTGGCGATCTGTTTGCTCCACTGTCTCTCACTGGTCGTCGCATCAAGTGCTGCAATACGTCCGTCAGTTAATCCGACGTAGACGCCGTCGTGGTCCGCACAGATCGCTGTGTAGCACTCCCCGTCGATAGGTGTGCGCCACTGTTGGGTGCCATCCAGCGTGTAGGCGTACACCGCGTTGTCCTCGTCTCGCGTCGCCAAGTAACAGGTTCTGTCCACGACTGCTGGCGAGCCAGTCACGTCCGGAATCGTCTCCGTCCACTGGATCGACCCGTCGTCGCGGGCGAGGGCAGTCAAGGCCGCCTGCTCGTAGTCCGGACCACGCGTGACGGCCAGGAGTGTGTCGTCCGCGAGTGCGAGTCCGACTGCACGGCCCGTTTCAAGTTGCACATCTAGTTGCTGCTCGCCGGATTCAGCATCGAACCCTGCAAGGTAGACGACCGAATGCTCAGCGTCATCCGGTGACTCGACATAGGCGAGGTAGACACGCTCCGGGCCGACGACCGGGGCCGTTGCGCCATGTGGGTCGTTCCCCGGCCGCCGAAGCCAAGCGACGTCGACGTCGCCGTGTGGGACTGTGGAGGCCGCGTGGCCGGTTCGGCCGCCATCGTGTCCTTCCATCAGCCAGCGACCAGACGTCGTGTAGCTCGCGGTGTACGCGTCGTTCGTGAACGGCTTCGGCACCGACTCCCCACCTGAGAGGCCGGGGACGTTCGGGGCGGTACATCCGGTTAAACTCAGTAGACTCCCGGCAGCTACAGTCTGGTGGAGGAGCTGGCGACGCGTCAGCGGGACCATATGATCAGTGGTCAACGCTGTGTCAAACGTCTTCCGGAGAGACAAACAGCTGCTAGCGTTTGGTGCGGTCACCTCGAAAGCCCCCGAACGCTCGACGGCCGCGTCTCGCTGCGCGCCTCGTTCCTGCGGTGCTTGCGTCGTCGGGGCACGTCGAGCGTCCGTCCCCTTTCAGTCCCACCCGGGGTCTGTTGCGGAGTCAGCGCGCCCCACGGTTGGGCGGTGTGGTACTCTACGGCCCGCACCGCTCGCTGCTGCCGCCCTCCGCGTCGCTCGCGACCGACCATTCCGGGCGGGCTTCCGCTCCAGTAGGTGCGGTTCCTGCCGGGCTAAAGTGTATGTGCCCTCGACGCCAGCGCTTCACCCGTTCGGGTCCTTCGGACCTCGGCACAGCCGACCGCGACGGACGTGGTTGCGTCGCGGCGAACGGGGAATGCGCTGGGCGCTCGCTCCGGGCGGGTCGGCGCGCGGTGCTGGTTGGGGCCACCTCATGCAGGCGCGCTCTCGCTCGCGCCCGGTAGGGCGCTCGCGAAGGCGCGAGCGAGAGCGCGCAGATGGTTCTGTTGGTCGGTGTCGTCGGAAAACCGCGATGTAATGGCATCGCGGTGTCGGCACGTGAGCGCCTTCGTCGGAAATCACCTTGTGAGTGATTCCAATGTCAAGTAAGAACGTTACCACTGATGTAGTTTCGGTCGATGAACAGGCATTCGAAAAGGCGGACGAAGCAGCGGTCGACGAAGACGGCTTCGAGGTCGTCGATGAGACGCCGGAGTTCCAGGCAACGGTGCAGATGGAGGTGCAGGCAAAGGTCGATGCGAACCACCCGGACGGAATGGTCGACACCAGTGACGAGCGGATCTATGGGGCGACCCTCGAACAGGAAGAGCGCATTCAAGGGCGGGAAGCAGAGCTGGAGCGTATCAGTGCCCAGGCAGAGCTGGGGACGCAAGACGGTCGGGAGAAGCGGACGCGAGACATCGCAGCGAAGCGGAGTGCTGATCGGCGTGCAGCGTTCCAGAAGCGGGCGGCGAGCGTGAGCCCGATGGCTGACCCGGAACGAGGCGATCCCCGTGCAGAACTCACGCAGGAGCAGTTAGCGGCGGTGAACAAGCAGTCGATGCGGCTGGCGGAGAAGCTGGATGGCTGGTCGCGAGCAGCGATTGGTCGGCGGCTGGGTGAAGCCGTGGTCGGTGGAAAAGACCTGATGAGCGCGGTCGTCGGGGTGTTCGAGGAGTTACAGACGGCGCCGGGACAGGTGGTCCCCATCGGGAAGCTCGAGGACGTCGATCGCAAAGAGGTGAGCATCGAAGGTACTGTGACGGTACTTTGGGAGCCGTCGAGTGCAGCCATTTCCCAAGTAGGCCTCATCGAGGACGACAGTGGGAAAACGAAGTTCACGAGCTGGAAAGCGTCGGATGCCCCCTGGATCGAAGAGGGTGAGCGCGTTCGGATTCACGGGGCAGCGAAGAACTGGTACAACGGGCGTGTCTCAGTAGCCGTCACTGGATGGTCGACCCTGCATTTCCCTGAGCGCGGCCGCTGGTGGGAATAGCCGGAGCAACGCACCCCTTTTTTGCTGGTGTGAAGCGGTCACCGCCACCTCCCACCACCTCCACGGTCCGGGCTGCTCACGGCGCTGGGAGCGCCGTTTCGCTGCCGGGCTTTC
It contains:
- a CDS encoding ArsR/SmtB family transcription factor: MSLLPSTDDVTAEQEGDIRVLGVDEDETANVFEALSSETARRILTAIYDDPAPPSELATRLDLSLQNVSYHLDNLEEAGVVRVADTRYSEKGKEMNVYAPADDPVVVFVGTTERKTGLLDLLKRLVGATGLLFLVSAFLFVFQAFGQPGGAGDTPTILELLSFPGLEFLLGGLFVLGLVVLWWARNR
- a CDS encoding ArsR/SmtB family transcription factor; translation: MSLLPYSDTDVDARQKGEIQVLGMDDEETNEVLSAISSTTARKILTEVYTEPATPSEIADRTGGSVQNVSYHLTKLEDAGAIEVADTRYSEKGQEMRIYGPSDEPIVLFVGTEERQAGLLSRLKQLVSAVGVVIATSFAIGIVVDDSMLFGIQMNASAGQVTGFPLAIGFLIGGLFSLLLVGLWIGWNWYSNRENAQNSI
- a CDS encoding outer membrane protein assembly factor BamB family protein, with the protein product MVPLTRRQLLHQTVAAGSLLSLTGCTAPNVPGLSGGESVPKPFTNDAYTASYTTSGRWLMEGHDGGRTGHAASTVPHGDVDVAWLRRPGNDPHGATAPVVGPERVYLAYVESPDDAEHSVVYLAGFDAESGEQQLDVQLETGRAVGLALADDTLLAVTRGPDYEQAALTALARDDGSIQWTETIPDVTGSPAVVDRTCYLATRDEDNAVYAYTLDGTQQWRTPIDGECYTAICADHDGVYVGLTDGRIAALDATTSERQWSKQIATPDECCPDIQGTPTVAEGRLYVPGIAEELVAADTADGTVLWRTTVVDEDYGNAIPSPAVTGDTAYVNTYHGGLVAIDISDGAIRWRSAESGDNQPPAAGDGGVVVPRNDSVVAYETSDSQAWNLEITVPDIGMAGYIMDTEVTLAHGMCYVGIADGRIYAIGASE
- a CDS encoding DNA-binding protein, with the translated sequence MSSKNVTTDVVSVDEQAFEKADEAAVDEDGFEVVDETPEFQATVQMEVQAKVDANHPDGMVDTSDERIYGATLEQEERIQGREAELERISAQAELGTQDGREKRTRDIAAKRSADRRAAFQKRAASVSPMADPERGDPRAELTQEQLAAVNKQSMRLAEKLDGWSRAAIGRRLGEAVVGGKDLMSAVVGVFEELQTAPGQVVPIGKLEDVDRKEVSIEGTVTVLWEPSSAAISQVGLIEDDSGKTKFTSWKASDAPWIEEGERVRIHGAAKNWYNGRVSVAVTGWSTLHFPERGRWWE